A genomic window from Agrobacterium larrymoorei includes:
- a CDS encoding M16 family metallopeptidase, with the protein MNVNVTRLSSGLTVVTERMPHLESVALGVWIKSGSRNETDDEHGIAHLLEHMAFKGTARRTARQIAEEIENVGGEVNAATSTETTSYYARVLKDHVPLAVDILADILTESAFDEAELEREKNVILQEIGAATDTPDDVVFDNFSGVAYRDQTIGRPILGTPETVQSFTTAQIRHYLGRNYTTDRIFVVAAGAVDHEIFVKQVEQRFSSLPQKPEATPIIEKAIYTGGEIRETRDLMDAQILLGFEGKAYHARDFYCSQILANILGGGMSSRLFQEVREYRGLCYSVYAFHWGFSDTGIFGIHAATGSSDLAELVPVITEELRKSSEVIYQEEIDRARAQIRAQLLMGQESPAARAGQIARQMMLYGRPIPNDEMMTRLGDITRERLTDLAGRLFFDKVPTLSAIGPLENLAPLSDITAGLSAAPSMKITANG; encoded by the coding sequence ATGAATGTGAACGTAACCCGGTTGTCGTCCGGGTTGACAGTCGTCACCGAAAGAATGCCTCACCTCGAAAGCGTTGCTCTCGGCGTGTGGATAAAATCAGGTTCGCGCAACGAGACGGATGACGAGCACGGCATCGCGCATCTGCTCGAGCATATGGCGTTCAAGGGTACGGCGCGCCGCACGGCGCGGCAGATCGCCGAGGAGATCGAGAATGTCGGCGGCGAAGTCAACGCCGCGACTTCCACCGAAACCACATCCTATTATGCTCGCGTGCTGAAGGATCACGTTCCGCTGGCTGTCGACATTCTTGCCGATATCCTGACGGAGTCCGCTTTCGACGAGGCGGAACTCGAACGTGAAAAGAACGTCATCCTGCAGGAAATCGGTGCGGCCACCGACACGCCCGATGACGTCGTGTTCGATAATTTTTCCGGCGTTGCCTATCGCGACCAGACCATCGGTCGCCCGATCCTTGGTACACCGGAAACGGTACAGTCCTTCACCACGGCGCAGATCCGCCATTATCTCGGTCGCAATTACACGACGGACCGGATCTTCGTCGTTGCGGCCGGCGCTGTCGATCACGAAATCTTCGTCAAGCAGGTCGAACAGCGCTTTTCCAGCCTGCCGCAAAAGCCCGAAGCCACGCCGATCATCGAAAAAGCCATCTATACGGGCGGCGAAATCCGCGAGACGCGCGATCTTATGGATGCGCAGATTCTGCTCGGCTTCGAGGGCAAGGCCTACCACGCCCGCGACTTCTACTGTTCGCAGATTCTGGCCAATATTCTTGGCGGCGGCATGTCGTCCCGCCTCTTCCAGGAAGTGCGCGAATATCGCGGTCTTTGCTATTCGGTCTACGCCTTCCACTGGGGCTTTTCCGATACCGGCATTTTCGGCATTCACGCCGCAACCGGCAGCAGCGATCTGGCGGAACTGGTTCCGGTCATCACCGAAGAACTGCGCAAGTCCTCCGAGGTCATCTATCAAGAAGAGATTGATCGCGCTCGGGCGCAGATCCGTGCGCAGTTGCTGATGGGCCAGGAAAGCCCAGCGGCACGCGCTGGCCAGATTGCCCGCCAGATGATGCTCTACGGTCGTCCCATCCCCAATGACGAGATGATGACGCGCCTTGGCGACATCACTCGCGAGCGGTTGACCGATCTTGCAGGACGTCTGTTTTTCGATAAAGTCCCGACATTGTCCGCGATCGGCCCCTTGGAAAACCTCGCGCCGCTGTCTGACATCACGGCGGGGCTTTCTGCGGCGCCATCCATGAAGATAACGGCAAACGGCTGA
- a CDS encoding HAD family hydrolase: MSKINHIVFDIGKVLIHYDPHIPYSRLIPDDAERAWFFENVCTHDWNLEQDRGRTWADAEALLLENHPDREEHIRAFRKHWHEMVSHSYDDSVAILKGLIDSGHDVTMLTNFASDTFLEAQKMYPFLTLSRGVTVSGDVGLIKPDVAIYKLHAETFGLDPKTSIFIDDSIANVEGAKEAGWQAVHFTGAEKLKADLAEYGIKV; the protein is encoded by the coding sequence ATGAGCAAGATCAATCATATTGTTTTCGATATCGGCAAGGTTCTCATTCATTACGATCCGCATATTCCCTATAGCCGCCTGATCCCCGACGATGCCGAACGCGCCTGGTTCTTCGAGAATGTCTGCACCCATGACTGGAATTTGGAGCAGGATCGCGGTCGTACATGGGCGGACGCCGAAGCCTTGCTACTGGAAAACCATCCGGACCGGGAAGAGCATATCCGCGCCTTCCGCAAACACTGGCATGAAATGGTGTCCCACTCCTATGACGATTCCGTCGCCATCCTCAAAGGCCTGATCGACAGCGGCCATGACGTGACGATGCTGACGAACTTTGCCTCCGACACCTTCCTCGAGGCACAGAAGATGTACCCGTTCCTGACGCTCTCTCGTGGCGTGACGGTCTCGGGCGATGTCGGCCTGATCAAGCCGGATGTTGCGATCTACAAGCTGCATGCCGAGACATTCGGGCTCGATCCTAAGACCAGCATCTTCATCGATGATTCGATTGCCAATGTGGAAGGTGCGAAGGAAGCCGGCTGGCAGGCGGTGCACTTCACCGGTGCGGAAAAGCTGAAGGCCGATCTGGCAGAATACGGTATCAAGGTCTAA
- a CDS encoding DUF5680 domain-containing protein, with translation MDNLNDVIVRAKAACYVGGGVKTEPIRPGSHDLTWSDGDWEYRDIYFGGTNFIGQEVLWFRRTPYWAMNYYGFICRPDLIDGERAGATITKALSTMYRSGRFLGGFEWTGEYGTYIDRSEGDARHFLGREVIMVGGEEVYALHYCGGVIIP, from the coding sequence ATGGACAATCTGAATGATGTCATCGTTCGGGCAAAAGCGGCCTGCTACGTCGGAGGCGGCGTGAAGACAGAGCCGATTAGGCCTGGTTCCCACGATCTCACATGGTCGGACGGGGATTGGGAGTATCGCGACATCTACTTTGGCGGTACGAATTTCATTGGGCAAGAGGTTCTCTGGTTCAGGCGAACGCCCTATTGGGCGATGAATTATTACGGCTTCATCTGTCGTCCGGATCTCATCGATGGCGAGCGAGCCGGAGCCACCATCACGAAAGCTCTCTCTACGATGTATCGGAGCGGTCGGTTCCTCGGTGGTTTCGAGTGGACGGGTGAATACGGAACATACATCGACAGGAGCGAGGGCGATGCTCGCCATTTTCTCGGTCGCGAGGTGATCATGGTCGGTGGCGAGGAAGTGTATGCGCTCCACTATTGCGGTGGTGTCATCATCCCATAG
- a CDS encoding HAD family hydrolase: protein MSGFDLIIFDCDGVLVDSEIIAAQVESRLLTEAGYPISVEEMGERFSGMTWKNILLEVEREASIPLSATLLDKSEKLLDARLARDVKVIDGVKFALSRLTTQRCICSNSSSARLDMMLTKVGLKPYFEGHVYSAKDLGADRVKPKPDIFLHGAKQFAVSPDKVVVIEDSVHGITGARAAGMRVIGFTGASHSYPSHADKLTDAGAETVISRMQDLPATIAALSEWAI from the coding sequence ATGAGCGGCTTCGACCTTATTATTTTCGACTGCGACGGCGTTCTGGTCGATTCGGAAATCATCGCTGCACAGGTCGAATCCCGCCTGTTGACGGAAGCGGGCTATCCCATCTCCGTTGAAGAAATGGGCGAGCGCTTCTCAGGCATGACCTGGAAGAACATCCTGCTTGAGGTCGAGCGCGAGGCAAGCATTCCGCTTTCGGCCACGCTGCTCGATAAATCCGAAAAGCTTCTGGATGCGCGCCTGGCACGCGATGTCAAAGTCATCGATGGCGTAAAGTTTGCGCTGTCGCGCCTGACGACGCAGCGTTGCATCTGCTCGAATTCGTCCAGTGCCCGGCTCGACATGATGCTGACGAAGGTCGGTTTGAAGCCTTATTTCGAAGGCCACGTCTATTCCGCCAAAGACCTTGGCGCAGATCGCGTCAAGCCGAAGCCGGACATTTTCCTCCATGGCGCCAAGCAGTTCGCCGTCTCGCCTGACAAGGTGGTGGTGATCGAAGATTCCGTTCACGGCATTACCGGGGCGCGGGCTGCTGGCATGCGCGTCATCGGCTTCACCGGCGCGTCGCATAGCTATCCAAGCCATGCGGACAAGCTGACCGATGCAGGCGCCGAAACAGTCATCTCCCGCATGCAGGACCTGCCCGCGACAATCGCTGCACTTTCCGAGTGGGCGATCTGA
- a CDS encoding GNAT family N-acetyltransferase: MLRFLSRNSDTPELRNANYLLRLPRYSDYRQWHKLRSESRGFLQPWEPTWRSDELTESSFRVRVTRNNQEFSSGTAVSLLLFLADGTLIGGITIGYIRRGAAQSCMIGYWMGEAHARHGHMSAALKLVIPYIFNGLQLHRIEAACIPDNFKSIRLLENAGFQREGLLREYLKINGEWRDHVMFSLIADKHGSGRTQ; the protein is encoded by the coding sequence ATGCTGCGCTTTCTCTCCCGCAACAGTGATACGCCGGAACTTCGCAACGCAAACTATCTGCTGAGACTGCCGCGTTATTCCGACTACCGCCAGTGGCACAAGCTGCGATCGGAAAGCCGCGGCTTTCTTCAGCCATGGGAGCCGACCTGGCGAAGCGACGAACTGACCGAAAGTTCGTTTCGCGTACGCGTCACCCGCAACAACCAGGAATTTTCCTCCGGCACGGCCGTCTCACTTCTGCTCTTTCTTGCGGACGGAACGCTGATCGGTGGCATCACCATCGGCTACATCCGCAGGGGTGCTGCACAAAGCTGCATGATCGGATATTGGATGGGTGAAGCCCATGCGCGTCACGGCCATATGTCTGCCGCATTAAAACTGGTAATACCCTACATCTTCAATGGACTTCAGTTGCACCGTATTGAGGCAGCCTGTATTCCAGACAACTTCAAAAGCATCCGGCTGCTCGAAAATGCCGGCTTTCAGCGGGAAGGCCTCTTGCGCGAATATTTGAAAATAAACGGCGAGTGGCGGGACCACGTCATGTTTTCGCTGATTGCCGATAAACACGGTTCCGGCAGGACTCAGTGA
- a CDS encoding site-specific DNA-methyltransferase: MASVFPLADFRRAGFDLAGESDAWKNSIIKGDCVAALEALPSQSVDAIFADPPYNLQLGGTLHRPDQSLVDAVDDEWDQFASFDAYDAFTRAWLLACRRVLKPNGTIWVIGSYHNIFRVGAILQDMNFWILNDIVWRKTNPMPNFKGRRFQNAHETMIWASRDAKAKSYTFNYEALKASNDDVQMRSDWLFPICSGSERLKGDDGKKIHPTQKPEALLARVIMASTKPGDVVLDPFFGSGTTGAVAKRLGRHFVGIEREQDYIDAASARIAAVEPLGKAELTVMTGKKAEPRVAFNVLLESGLVRPGQVLTDAKRRYTAIIRADGTVSSGGDAGSIHRLGAKVQGLDACNGWTFWHYQDGDALKPIDDLRSVIRMELAKAG; encoded by the coding sequence ATGGCATCAGTGTTTCCACTGGCCGATTTTCGGCGCGCCGGTTTTGATCTTGCAGGCGAGAGCGATGCCTGGAAAAACAGCATCATCAAGGGTGACTGCGTCGCCGCTCTCGAAGCGCTGCCGAGCCAGTCCGTCGATGCGATTTTCGCCGATCCGCCCTATAACCTCCAGCTTGGCGGCACGCTGCATCGTCCTGATCAGTCGCTTGTGGATGCGGTGGATGACGAGTGGGACCAGTTCGCCTCCTTCGACGCCTATGATGCCTTCACTCGCGCCTGGTTGCTCGCCTGCCGGCGCGTGCTGAAGCCGAATGGCACCATCTGGGTCATCGGCTCCTATCACAACATCTTTCGCGTCGGTGCCATCCTTCAGGACATGAATTTCTGGATCCTGAACGATATCGTCTGGCGCAAGACCAACCCGATGCCGAACTTCAAGGGTCGCCGTTTCCAGAATGCCCATGAGACGATGATCTGGGCCAGCCGCGATGCCAAGGCGAAGAGCTACACCTTCAATTACGAGGCGCTGAAAGCGTCGAACGACGACGTGCAGATGCGCTCCGACTGGCTGTTTCCAATCTGCAGCGGCTCCGAGCGGCTGAAGGGTGATGACGGCAAGAAGATCCATCCGACCCAAAAGCCGGAAGCACTTCTGGCCCGCGTGATCATGGCTTCGACCAAGCCCGGCGACGTTGTGCTCGATCCCTTCTTCGGCTCCGGTACGACAGGTGCGGTGGCAAAGCGCCTTGGCCGTCATTTCGTCGGCATCGAGCGCGAGCAGGACTACATCGACGCAGCATCTGCCCGCATCGCTGCCGTCGAACCGCTTGGCAAGGCGGAACTGACGGTGATGACCGGCAAGAAGGCCGAACCACGCGTGGCCTTCAACGTTCTCCTCGAAAGCGGCCTCGTACGCCCCGGCCAGGTGCTGACGGATGCCAAGCGCCGTTACACGGCGATCATTCGCGCCGATGGCACGGTTTCGTCGGGCGGTGATGCTGGTTCGATCCATCGGCTGGGCGCCAAGGTGCAGGGCCTCGATGCATGCAATGGCTGGACCTTCTGGCACTACCAGGATGGTGATGCTCTGAAGCCGATCGATGATCTGAGAAGCGTCATCCGCATGGAATTGGCCAAAGCCGGTTAA
- a CDS encoding putative quinol monooxygenase — MAEGKIYLSGYLDVPENRREAVADALPHHIELTRAEPGCLSFEVVLSDDIPGRYLVSEVFTNEEAFNAHQGRMKSSHWFAVTQGIPRNYNIQKGE; from the coding sequence ATGGCAGAGGGGAAGATCTATCTGAGCGGTTACTTGGACGTGCCGGAAAATCGTCGTGAGGCGGTGGCAGACGCCTTGCCGCATCATATCGAACTGACACGCGCTGAACCAGGATGTCTCTCCTTCGAGGTCGTTCTGAGCGACGATATTCCGGGGCGCTATCTGGTTTCGGAAGTCTTTACCAATGAGGAGGCCTTCAATGCACATCAGGGCCGGATGAAAAGCTCACACTGGTTTGCGGTCACGCAGGGTATTCCGCGCAATTATAATATTCAAAAAGGCGAGTAA
- a CDS encoding PilZ domain-containing protein, whose product MTGTILRLSAAASLLAVLAGCNSSNPSDSLAVNPPAAQAATAPVVQANCPPITVLDTNAVHQVYAGTKGDPSKLVYQASISDTTRSCSMSDSTLTVNVFAQGRVVPGPLSKPGRVNLPIRVTVKDGDGEIFSQVTSLGVDVPAGAAGTQFIFNNPNVAIPNGPGGASKQTNVFISFDEGGAKASSKKGGRRG is encoded by the coding sequence GTGACAGGGACTATTTTGCGTTTATCCGCCGCAGCATCGCTGCTTGCCGTGCTTGCGGGTTGCAATTCTTCCAATCCATCGGATTCGCTGGCGGTCAATCCTCCGGCTGCACAGGCTGCAACCGCCCCCGTCGTGCAGGCAAACTGCCCACCCATTACCGTGCTGGATACCAATGCCGTCCATCAGGTCTATGCCGGCACCAAGGGTGATCCAAGCAAGCTCGTCTATCAGGCGTCGATTTCCGATACGACACGTTCCTGCAGTATGAGTGACTCCACCCTGACGGTGAATGTCTTCGCTCAGGGCCGCGTGGTTCCAGGTCCTCTTTCCAAGCCAGGTCGTGTCAATCTGCCGATCCGCGTGACGGTGAAGGATGGCGACGGCGAAATCTTCTCGCAGGTCACCAGCCTCGGCGTGGATGTTCCCGCTGGGGCCGCAGGCACGCAGTTCATCTTCAACAACCCGAATGTCGCCATTCCGAATGGTCCCGGCGGCGCATCGAAGCAGACCAATGTCTTCATTTCGTTTGACGAAGGTGGCGCCAAGGCCAGCAGCAAGAAGGGTGGCCGTAGGGGCTGA
- a CDS encoding GntR family transcriptional regulator — protein MVKIPKTKPDDTIAAKISRTLAERIVRGEFAPGERLRQDHIAEEFGASHVPVREAFRRLEAQGLAVSIPRRGVRVADFGLADVREVAEMRAALEVLALRNAIPNLTTAILDEAEAATHEGDDAQDVRRWEEANRRFHRLITAPCNMPRLMEAIDGLHAASARFLFSAWRAGWERRTDTDHRAIIDALRGERAEEAVRILHGHVQWIGRTAVRTPTGSTRDAFAIVG, from the coding sequence ATGGTCAAGATTCCAAAAACCAAGCCTGACGATACGATTGCCGCCAAGATCAGCCGCACGCTCGCCGAGCGCATCGTGCGCGGTGAGTTTGCGCCTGGCGAAAGGCTGCGGCAGGATCACATCGCCGAAGAGTTCGGTGCCTCGCATGTGCCGGTGAGAGAAGCCTTTCGGCGCCTGGAGGCGCAAGGCTTGGCCGTCAGCATTCCGCGCCGCGGCGTTCGGGTGGCCGATTTCGGCCTGGCTGATGTGCGGGAAGTGGCGGAGATGCGTGCCGCGCTCGAAGTGCTTGCTCTGCGTAATGCCATCCCCAACCTGACCACAGCCATTTTGGATGAGGCGGAGGCCGCGACGCATGAGGGTGACGATGCGCAGGACGTCCGCCGATGGGAAGAAGCAAACCGGCGGTTTCATCGGCTGATCACAGCCCCCTGCAACATGCCTCGACTGATGGAAGCGATCGACGGACTGCATGCGGCCAGCGCCCGTTTTCTGTTCTCCGCCTGGCGGGCAGGCTGGGAGCGTCGCACCGACACGGATCACCGTGCCATCATAGACGCGCTTCGCGGTGAGCGAGCGGAAGAGGCCGTCCGTATTCTGCACGGTCATGTTCAGTGGATCGGCCGAACGGCTGTGCGTACACCAACCGGCTCGACCCGCGACGCGTTCGCCATCGTTGGATAG
- the thrC gene encoding threonine synthase: MKYVSTRGSAPSLGFSDALLAGLARDGGLYVPSEWPTMKKKEIRALRGKSYQDIAFEVLYRFTGGEIPEKDFRSMIDDAYATFRHPAVAPLVQTGPNSFILELFHGTTLAFKDVAMQLLARLMDYTLAQRGQRATIVGATSGDTGGAAIDAFAGRDRTDIFILFPHGKVSPVQQRQMTSSTASNVHALAINGNFDDCQNLVKEMFNDAKFRDGVKLSGVNSINWARIMAQVVYYFTTAISLGAPDRKVSFTVPTGNFGDIFAGYVAKQMGLPIDKLVIATNDNDILARTLKTGRYEMRGVHATTSPSMDIQISSNFERLLFEAYDRDSNEIKRSMDGLKQSGAFQISEAAMKVIKRDFRAGRATEKQVAATIRDTLNETGYLLDPHTATAVHVAKKYEKTNSPMVVLSTAHPAKFPDAVKSACAIDPALPVWLADLMNREERFDVLEAELDAVETFIGKHARAND; encoded by the coding sequence GTGAAATATGTTTCGACCAGGGGCAGCGCCCCATCGCTTGGTTTTTCCGATGCGCTGCTGGCAGGTCTCGCGCGCGATGGCGGCCTTTACGTTCCGAGCGAATGGCCGACGATGAAAAAGAAGGAAATTCGCGCACTTCGTGGCAAAAGTTATCAGGACATCGCGTTCGAGGTCCTTTATCGCTTCACCGGCGGGGAAATTCCTGAAAAGGATTTCCGTTCGATGATCGACGACGCCTACGCGACCTTCCGTCATCCGGCCGTCGCTCCGCTCGTGCAGACCGGGCCGAACAGCTTCATTCTCGAACTTTTCCATGGCACGACATTGGCGTTCAAGGATGTCGCCATGCAGTTGCTCGCCCGGCTGATGGACTACACCCTTGCGCAACGTGGCCAACGTGCGACGATCGTTGGCGCCACATCCGGCGACACGGGCGGCGCCGCGATCGATGCCTTTGCCGGTCGCGACCGCACCGACATCTTCATTCTCTTCCCGCATGGCAAGGTCTCGCCGGTGCAGCAGCGTCAGATGACCAGTTCCACCGCTTCGAACGTGCATGCGCTTGCAATCAACGGAAACTTCGACGACTGCCAGAACCTCGTCAAAGAGATGTTCAACGACGCTAAATTCCGTGATGGCGTCAAGCTTTCCGGTGTGAACTCGATCAACTGGGCGCGCATCATGGCGCAGGTGGTCTATTACTTCACCACCGCCATTTCGCTCGGCGCGCCGGACCGCAAGGTTTCCTTCACTGTGCCGACTGGCAACTTCGGCGATATTTTTGCGGGCTACGTGGCCAAGCAGATGGGCCTGCCGATCGACAAGCTGGTGATTGCCACCAATGACAACGACATTCTGGCGCGCACCCTGAAGACTGGCCGCTACGAGATGCGCGGCGTGCACGCCACCACCTCGCCGTCGATGGACATCCAGATTTCTTCGAATTTTGAGCGCTTGCTTTTTGAAGCCTATGATCGCGACTCGAACGAGATCAAGCGTTCTATGGATGGCCTGAAGCAATCGGGCGCCTTCCAGATTTCCGAAGCGGCGATGAAGGTGATCAAGCGAGACTTCCGCGCAGGTCGTGCGACCGAAAAGCAAGTCGCCGCGACCATTCGCGATACGCTGAACGAGACCGGTTATCTGCTCGATCCGCACACGGCAACGGCGGTTCATGTAGCGAAAAAGTACGAAAAAACAAACAGCCCGATGGTGGTTCTTTCCACCGCGCATCCGGCGAAATTCCCCGACGCCGTAAAATCCGCTTGCGCAATTGATCCTGCCCTACCAGTATGGCTAGCTGATCTTATGAACCGGGAGGAGCGTTTCGACGTCCTGGAAGCAGAGCTTGACGCCGTGGAGACCTTCATCGGCAAGCATGCTCGCGCCAACGACTGA
- a CDS encoding EAL domain-containing protein: MTYMSLVSRLLKHLPAKTCATALLFFCAVFSSQAFAFEPVKISRDDNALDLTATTDIYANQGEAFQVSTAPGPDGIRRRIEVRASSPAHQGDWAVFALANVSEEQLERVIVAPHFRLVNSKLFWPDLGSQRIIAITPSEGFALDRQPSPDADVFRITLNPGAVITFVAELSTPQLPQLYLWEPEAYKDTINAFTLYRGIVLGIAGLLAVLLTILFVVKGTSVLPASAALAWAVLAYICVDFGFLEKLITVTSSDERMWRAGAEVALASSFVVFLFTYLNLNRWHAHLGYATFAWIIGLGALFGVAIYDPSIASGIARVSFALTATVGIVLIIYLGFNRYDRAILLVPSWALILVWLFGGWLTVTGQLDNDIVQPALGGGLVLIVLLIGFTVIQHAFAGSAYQQGLFSDLERQSLALTGSGDTVWDWDVTRDRIVTTPDVSIKLGLHPGTMHGAARNWLPRLHPDDRDRFKATLDVLLDHRKGRLNHEFRIRAEDGHFHWLQIRARPVLGSNGEIIRCVGTITDITEQKNSVERLLQDALNDNLTGLPNRQVFLDRLQSMLNLAPDGDTVRPTVMAIDIDRYKLVNDTLGIAAGDNILIALTRRLRRLLKPQDTLARLGGDEFGLILVSERDPQRVADFADAVNKAIMVPINFANREIILTASIGLVSWIDQQENAPGLLSDAELAMYRAKRAGGNRVEPFRPAFRTSGTDRLQMESDLRRALERKELTLAYQPIVKLDNGDLAGFEALMRWEHPKRGNIPPSEFIPIAEASGLIEPLGMFALERAANDLMDWQHAIDKLPIFISVNISSAQLLNNELYNDVRSMLQRTRCNPQQLKLELTESIVMENPEQARLVLAKLKETGLSLALDDFGTGYSSLAYLTRFPFDTIKLDKALIANTSDKRNVLLRSIIAMARALEMQVVAEGIETPEDAAELARMNCHYGQSFLFGTPDTPDAALRLLRERFQVFKRA; this comes from the coding sequence ATGACATATATGAGCCTTGTGTCGCGCCTGTTGAAACACCTACCGGCGAAAACATGTGCGACAGCGCTGCTGTTCTTCTGCGCCGTTTTCTCCAGCCAGGCGTTCGCCTTCGAGCCGGTCAAGATTTCCCGCGACGACAATGCGCTCGATCTGACCGCCACCACCGATATCTACGCCAACCAGGGCGAGGCCTTTCAGGTTTCGACCGCTCCGGGGCCGGACGGTATTCGCCGGCGCATCGAAGTGCGCGCAAGCTCTCCCGCCCACCAAGGCGACTGGGCGGTCTTTGCGCTTGCCAACGTCTCGGAAGAGCAGCTTGAGCGCGTCATCGTCGCGCCGCACTTCCGTCTGGTCAATTCCAAGCTCTTCTGGCCGGATCTCGGCTCGCAGCGGATCATCGCCATCACCCCGAGCGAAGGCTTTGCGTTGGACCGCCAGCCAAGCCCCGACGCCGACGTCTTCCGCATTACGCTGAACCCGGGCGCGGTCATTACTTTCGTGGCAGAGCTTTCCACCCCACAGCTGCCGCAGCTCTATCTCTGGGAGCCGGAGGCCTACAAGGACACGATCAACGCCTTCACGCTCTATCGCGGCATCGTGCTGGGGATCGCCGGTCTTCTCGCCGTTCTTCTGACCATTCTTTTCGTCGTCAAGGGCACGTCGGTTCTGCCGGCTTCGGCGGCACTCGCCTGGGCGGTGCTTGCCTATATCTGCGTCGATTTCGGCTTCCTCGAAAAGCTCATCACCGTAACATCAAGCGACGAGCGAATGTGGAGGGCGGGCGCCGAAGTGGCGCTCGCCTCCAGCTTCGTGGTCTTCCTGTTCACCTATCTGAATTTGAACAGATGGCACGCGCATCTGGGTTACGCGACATTCGCCTGGATCATCGGACTGGGCGCGCTTTTCGGCGTGGCGATCTACGATCCATCGATTGCATCGGGGATCGCGCGCGTTTCCTTCGCGCTGACCGCGACCGTCGGTATCGTGCTGATCATCTATCTCGGCTTCAACCGCTACGACCGCGCCATTCTGCTCGTGCCGTCCTGGGCGCTGATCCTTGTTTGGCTCTTCGGCGGCTGGCTGACGGTGACGGGCCAGTTGGACAATGACATCGTACAGCCGGCGCTTGGCGGTGGCCTCGTTCTCATCGTGCTTCTGATCGGCTTTACCGTCATTCAGCATGCTTTTGCCGGAAGTGCTTACCAGCAAGGCCTCTTCTCCGATCTCGAGCGCCAGTCGCTGGCGCTGACCGGCAGCGGCGATACGGTGTGGGATTGGGACGTGACGCGTGACCGCATCGTCACGACACCTGACGTATCGATCAAGCTCGGACTGCATCCCGGCACGATGCATGGCGCTGCGCGCAACTGGCTGCCTCGCCTGCACCCGGACGACCGCGACCGGTTCAAGGCGACGCTCGACGTGTTGCTGGATCATCGCAAAGGGCGGCTGAACCATGAGTTCCGCATTCGCGCCGAAGACGGACACTTCCATTGGCTGCAAATCCGCGCGCGTCCTGTTCTCGGTTCGAACGGCGAAATTATCCGTTGCGTCGGCACCATTACCGACATCACAGAGCAAAAGAATTCCGTCGAGCGCCTGTTGCAGGACGCGCTGAACGACAATCTGACCGGCCTTCCGAACCGTCAGGTCTTCCTCGACCGTCTGCAATCTATGTTAAACCTGGCGCCAGATGGCGATACGGTTCGCCCCACGGTGATGGCCATCGATATCGATCGCTACAAGCTGGTGAATGACACGCTTGGGATTGCCGCTGGCGACAACATTCTGATCGCACTGACGCGCCGTCTGCGCCGTCTTCTAAAGCCTCAGGATACGCTAGCGCGTCTTGGCGGCGACGAGTTCGGCCTGATCCTCGTCTCGGAACGCGACCCACAGCGCGTGGCCGACTTTGCCGATGCAGTGAACAAGGCGATCATGGTGCCGATCAATTTCGCCAATCGCGAGATCATCCTGACGGCTTCGATCGGTCTGGTGTCCTGGATCGACCAACAGGAAAACGCCCCTGGTCTGTTGAGCGACGCGGAACTTGCCATGTACCGTGCAAAACGCGCGGGCGGCAACCGCGTCGAGCCCTTCCGTCCCGCCTTCCGTACGTCCGGTACCGACCGTCTGCAAATGGAAAGCGACCTACGCCGCGCGCTTGAACGCAAGGAGCTCACGCTTGCCTATCAGCCGATTGTTAAACTGGACAATGGCGATCTAGCTGGCTTTGAAGCCTTGATGCGCTGGGAACACCCTAAGCGCGGCAATATCCCGCCAAGTGAATTCATTCCGATTGCGGAGGCTTCCGGCCTTATCGAACCACTTGGCATGTTCGCGCTGGAGCGCGCGGCAAATGATTTGATGGATTGGCAACATGCGATCGACAAGCTGCCGATCTTCATCTCGGTTAATATTTCCAGTGCGCAACTGCTGAACAACGAACTCTATAACGACGTTCGTAGCATGCTGCAGCGGACACGCTGCAATCCGCAGCAACTTAAGCTGGAGCTGACGGAATCGATCGTCATGGAGAATCCTGAGCAGGCGCGGCTCGTTCTGGCGAAGCTCAAGGAGACCGGCCTCAGTCTCGCGCTCGACGATTTCGGCACCGGCTATTCGTCACTTGCCTATCTGACGCGCTTCCCCTTCGACACGATCAAGCTCGACAAGGCACTGATTGCCAACACCAGTGACAAGCGAAACGTGCTGCTTCGCTCGATCATTGCCATGGCGCGTGCGCTTGAAATGCAGGTGGTGGCGGAAGGCATCGAAACGCCTGAGGATGCGGCGGAGCTCGCCCGCATGAATTGTCATTACGGGCAGAGCTTCCTGTTTGGGACGCCGGATACGCCGGACGCAGCACTTCGGTTGCTACGCGAGCGCTTTCAGGTTTTCAAACGCGCCTGA